In the genome of Oscarella lobularis chromosome 1, ooOscLobu1.1, whole genome shotgun sequence, one region contains:
- the LOC136194310 gene encoding uncharacterized protein yields MSSLIDKRWESIVRDQFDDLVQVLDPYSFLDRLFRKKLVNKEEYSRLRSMPSREEKSRALLSDILPRKGKKSYDQFVTILRETEGQEDVAEALGERRGRSPATGEEERKELKRNLAESEKKRAKSELTNIGLRNKIGRWNGGHLKWKQFEPNMPIYWCLPLGCVAEINGMIHVGWENRMFQLKEGAWKGEKHDLGFLIGSVFECEGKGYVMEGGGDTVDECKRIYEWKSETRDLELLTEIPHEYQLINRSAIGHNGSIYLVGGKWGSDRVDCFDINKREWEPIKKMKNERIWCSLAVIDDKMFVGGGLWAENSVECFLMKEQKWIDINPTTKYLCQLSSLNGKLVATGGGGCSNCVELYDELSGDWLPLPSMSEGRFDHGACETKDNQLVVVGGEGALNSLECLKL; encoded by the exons ATGTCTTCCCTAATCGACAAACGATGGGAATCGATTGTCCGAGatcaattcgacgatctcgttcAAGTTCTCGATCCTTACTCTTTCCTCGATCGTCTCTTTCGCAAGAAACTCGTCAACAAAGAAGAATATTCCCGTCTTCGCTCGATGCcgtcgagagaagagaaatctCGCGCGCTACTCAGCGATATTTTGCCGCGAAAGGGAAAGAAATCTTACGATCAATTTGTGACGATTCTACGAGAGACTGAAGGACAGGAAGATGTCGCCGAGGCGCTAG GAGAAAGACGCGGAAGATCGCCTGCGAcgggagaagaggagaggAAAGAGTTGAAGAGAAATCTTGCAGAATCGGAGAAGAAGCGTGCGAAATCGGAATTGACTAATATTGGATTAAGAAATAAG ATTGGACGATGGAATGGGGGTCATCTCAAATGGAAACAATTCGAACCAAACATGCCCATTTATTGGTGTTTGCCACTTGGATgtgtggctgaaatcaatggaatgaTACATGTTGGTTGGGAGAATAGAATGTTTCAGTTGAAGGAGGGAGCGTGGAAGGGAGAGAAGCATGACCTGGGTTTTCTCATAGGGagtgtctttgaatgtgaagggaaaggataTGTCATGGAGGGGGGCGGGGACACTGTGGACGAATGCAAGAGAAtttatgaatggaaaagtgaaacgagaGATTTGGAATTATTAACTGAAATACCACATGAATATCAACTCATCAACAGATCAGCAATTGGACACAATGGGAGCATTTATCTTGTGGGAGGGAAATGGGGGAGTGATcgagttgattgttttgatattaataagAGAGAATGGGaaccaataaagaaaatgaagaatgaACGGATTTGGTGTTCATTGGCTGTGattgatgataaaatgtTTGTTGGAGGAGGGTTGTGGGCGGAGaattcagttgaatgttttttGATGAAGGAACAAAAGTGGATTGATATCAATCCAACTACAAAGTACTTGTGTCAATTGTCCTCATTGAATGGAAAACTTGTCGcaacaggaggaggaggatgtAGCAATTGTGTTGAATTGTATGATGAATTATCCGGGgattggcttccattgccatCAATGAGTGAGGGACGATTTGATCATGGTGCATGTgaaacaaaagacaatcaattaGTTGTAGTGGGGGGAGAGGGTGCACTGAACTCACTTGAATGTTTGAAATTGTAG
- the LOC136196546 gene encoding integrin-linked protein kinase-like isoform X1 → MALLDGKRSELHVRRRSASKTDSRSRPSDRRDEHGFTPLHWASRQGRETIAEMLIARGARVDIVNMGGDSALHLASAHGYLNIAKILIRNRASVRGLNEHGNSPLHYACFWNYGEVAEELMDRGAPVAQANKDGQTPLNKAKRMLARRLVDKASRMGQEIETIPYRASSSTHKSKADSDFKSRDADISMSSLTLSIKLSDTSTGELWKGIWTGHTVVAKKLKITGNLSKQTVDTFRDEFMKCRIFSHPNILPVLGAVVEPPILAVVSQYISHGSLFNVLHTESAGISFTENHRLEWAYDIAKAITYLHSLELSKPSFLLRSHHIMIEDDFLARINLGDAKWCVVQTHKTHYPQWLPPEILRQGYKQKNLNMKMTNVWNYAVILFELATGKLPFEGLHPAQVGMRVAREGIGLEIPRTVSKQISRLMSLCFSFDPLQRPPFSKICPIVEQMVRERVPLSMPSAQGVAQASAV, encoded by the exons ATGGCTCTACTCGACGGAAAACGATCCGAATTGCACGTAAGACGTCGCAGCGCCTCGAAAACCGACTCGCGCTCGCGACCATCCGACCGTAGAGACGAACACGGATTCACTCCGCTCCATTGGGCGTCGCGACAGGGCcgcgaaacgatcgccgaaATGCTGATCGCGCGCGGCGCTCGCGTCGACATCGTCAACATGGGCGGCGATTCGGCTCTTCATCTCGCATCGGCGCACGGTTATTTGAATATCGCTAAAATC TTGATTCGGAACAGGGCGAGCGTGAGGGGATTGAACGAACACGGCAATTCGCCGCTTCACTATGCGTGTTTTTGGAATTACGGCGAAGTGGCGGAA gaaTTGATGGATCGGGGTGCACCCGTCGCTCAGGCGAATAAAGACGGTCAAACGCCGTTGAATAAGGCGAAGAGAATGCTTGCTAGAAGGCTCGTTG ataaGGCTTCGAGGATGGGTCAGGAAATTGAAACGATACCCTACAGAG CCAGttcatcgactcataaaaGCAAGGCGG atagCGATTTCAAGTCTCGAGACGCCGACATTTCAATGTCATCTCTGACACTGTCGATCAAATTGTCAGACACATCCACAGGAGAG TTGTGGAAGGGAATTTGGACTGGACACACTGTCGTCGCCAAGAAACTAAAAATCACTGGAAATTTATCAAAACAGACGGTGGACACGTTCAGAGACGAATTCATGAAATGCAG AATCTTTTCGCATCCGAATATTCTTCCCGTTCTTGGCGCCGTCGTGGAGCCGCCTATTCTCGCCGTCGTAAGCCAGTACATATCTCACGGATCCTTATTCAACGTGCTACACACGGAAAGTGCAG GGATCTCGTTCACTGAGAACCATCGGCTTGAGTGGGCATACGACATCGCAAAGGCAATCACCTATTTGCATTCGCTTGAGCTAAGCAAGCCAAGCTTCTTGCTCCGAAGTCATCACATCATG ATTGAGGACGATTTTCTGGCTCGTATCAATTTGGGCGACGCCAAGTGGTGCGTCGTGCAAACCCATAAGACCCATTATCCCCAGTGGTTGCCACCTGAGA TTTTGAGGCAAGGATACAAGCAGAAGAATTTGAATATGAAAATGACTAACGTTTGGAACTACGCCGTTATTCTTTTCGAACTTGCGACTGGGAAATTGCCGTTTGAAGGGCTTCACCCAGCGCAAGTTGGAATGAGA gttgctCGCGAGGGGATCGGGCTGGAGATTCCGAGGACCGTTTCTAAGCAGATTTCTCGACTCATGAGTCTCTGCTTTTCGTTCGATCCTCTTCAAAGGCCCCCTTTCTCCAAGATTTGCCCCATCGTCGAGCAAATGGTGCGAGAGAGAGTTCCTTTGTCGATGCCGTCGGCGCAAGGTGTCGCTCAAGCCTCCGCCGTTTGA
- the LOC136196546 gene encoding integrin-linked protein kinase-like isoform X2, giving the protein MDDIFYCVRQGSVDAVRKWLYSTENDPNCTDEHGFTPLHWASRQGRETIAEMLIARGARVDIVNMGGDSALHLASAHGYLNIAKILIRNRASVRGLNEHGNSPLHYACFWNYGEVAEELMDRGAPVAQANKDGQTPLNKAKRMLARRLVDKASRMGQEIETIPYRASSSTHKSKADSDFKSRDADISMSSLTLSIKLSDTSTGELWKGIWTGHTVVAKKLKITGNLSKQTVDTFRDEFMKCRIFSHPNILPVLGAVVEPPILAVVSQYISHGSLFNVLHTESAGISFTENHRLEWAYDIAKAITYLHSLELSKPSFLLRSHHIMIEDDFLARINLGDAKWCVVQTHKTHYPQWLPPEILRQGYKQKNLNMKMTNVWNYAVILFELATGKLPFEGLHPAQVGMRVAREGIGLEIPRTVSKQISRLMSLCFSFDPLQRPPFSKICPIVEQMVRERVPLSMPSAQGVAQASAV; this is encoded by the exons ATGGACGACATTTTCTATTGCGTTCGTCAAGgaagcgtcgacgccgttcgcaAATGGCTCTACTCGACGGAAAACGATCCGAATTGCAC AGACGAACACGGATTCACTCCGCTCCATTGGGCGTCGCGACAGGGCcgcgaaacgatcgccgaaATGCTGATCGCGCGCGGCGCTCGCGTCGACATCGTCAACATGGGCGGCGATTCGGCTCTTCATCTCGCATCGGCGCACGGTTATTTGAATATCGCTAAAATC TTGATTCGGAACAGGGCGAGCGTGAGGGGATTGAACGAACACGGCAATTCGCCGCTTCACTATGCGTGTTTTTGGAATTACGGCGAAGTGGCGGAA gaaTTGATGGATCGGGGTGCACCCGTCGCTCAGGCGAATAAAGACGGTCAAACGCCGTTGAATAAGGCGAAGAGAATGCTTGCTAGAAGGCTCGTTG ataaGGCTTCGAGGATGGGTCAGGAAATTGAAACGATACCCTACAGAG CCAGttcatcgactcataaaaGCAAGGCGG atagCGATTTCAAGTCTCGAGACGCCGACATTTCAATGTCATCTCTGACACTGTCGATCAAATTGTCAGACACATCCACAGGAGAG TTGTGGAAGGGAATTTGGACTGGACACACTGTCGTCGCCAAGAAACTAAAAATCACTGGAAATTTATCAAAACAGACGGTGGACACGTTCAGAGACGAATTCATGAAATGCAG AATCTTTTCGCATCCGAATATTCTTCCCGTTCTTGGCGCCGTCGTGGAGCCGCCTATTCTCGCCGTCGTAAGCCAGTACATATCTCACGGATCCTTATTCAACGTGCTACACACGGAAAGTGCAG GGATCTCGTTCACTGAGAACCATCGGCTTGAGTGGGCATACGACATCGCAAAGGCAATCACCTATTTGCATTCGCTTGAGCTAAGCAAGCCAAGCTTCTTGCTCCGAAGTCATCACATCATG ATTGAGGACGATTTTCTGGCTCGTATCAATTTGGGCGACGCCAAGTGGTGCGTCGTGCAAACCCATAAGACCCATTATCCCCAGTGGTTGCCACCTGAGA TTTTGAGGCAAGGATACAAGCAGAAGAATTTGAATATGAAAATGACTAACGTTTGGAACTACGCCGTTATTCTTTTCGAACTTGCGACTGGGAAATTGCCGTTTGAAGGGCTTCACCCAGCGCAAGTTGGAATGAGA gttgctCGCGAGGGGATCGGGCTGGAGATTCCGAGGACCGTTTCTAAGCAGATTTCTCGACTCATGAGTCTCTGCTTTTCGTTCGATCCTCTTCAAAGGCCCCCTTTCTCCAAGATTTGCCCCATCGTCGAGCAAATGGTGCGAGAGAGAGTTCCTTTGTCGATGCCGTCGGCGCAAGGTGTCGCTCAAGCCTCCGCCGTTTGA
- the LOC136194375 gene encoding uncharacterized protein encodes MHAETHYDVEYVLRVLHLKRAYYYTFTPFELTLGSQIPSSGIVNRDTLTSILCTDHNIADAIINPLLKSLPLCGDEYEKAKEAFLLDGRTHLTPALSVANASLPADVEKLVREHSKTAETLEDEKEKRLHVKEDDESDSEFSDNDDSSQTDEKSSVLSRRQEIRNRAYWLRAGKKRQREAATSSTTSATAGRSDEKEKGSKFNDNDSDEDYVPKKISK; translated from the exons ATGCACGCAGAAACG CACTATGACGTCGAATACGTTCTGAGAGTTTTGCACTTGAAACGAGCTTATTATTACACCTTCACGCCTTTTGAG TTGACACTGGGAAGTCAAATCCCTTCATCTGGAATCGTCAATCGCGATACGCTGACCTCAATTTTGTGTACGGATCACAATATAGCCGATGCAATTATAAATCCTCTTCTAAAG tcgttgccCTTGTGTGGAGACGAGtacgagaaagcgaaagaggcGTTTCTTCTTGATGGTCGCACTCATCTCACTCCAGCTCTTTCCGTTGCAAATGCGAGTCTTCCAGCTGACGTAGAGAA GTTGGTTAGAGAACATTCAAAGACAGCTGAAACACTCGAAGAC gaaaaggagaaacgttTGCATGTGAAAGAAGATGATGAGAGCGACAGCGAGTTCTCtgacaacgacgactct AGCCAAACTGATGAAAAGTCTTCTGTTCTTTCGCGACGTCAAGAAATAAGAAATCGGGCATATTGGTTGCGTGCTGGAAAG AAACGACAGAGAGAAGCTGCTACTTCTTCAACGACTTCTGCAACGGCTGGTCGTTcagatgaaaaagagaaaggttCTAAATTTAATGATAATGATTCGGATGAGGACTACGTTCcaaaaaagatttcaaaataa